A part of Marinomonas rhizomae genomic DNA contains:
- a CDS encoding DHCW motif cupin fold protein, giving the protein MKITDLPFGVTDWQGVEKTTHKGESGFAYWQTKQFGDIRVRIVTYSAGYLADHWCTKGHILFCMSGELKTVLKDGRTFVLSAGMSYQVADDAEPHRSSTSEGATLFIVD; this is encoded by the coding sequence ATGAAGATTACAGATTTACCCTTTGGCGTAACAGATTGGCAAGGTGTCGAAAAAACGACCCACAAAGGTGAAAGCGGTTTTGCCTATTGGCAGACCAAGCAGTTCGGCGATATTCGCGTTAGAATTGTGACCTACTCTGCTGGGTATTTAGCGGATCATTGGTGTACCAAAGGTCACATTCTTTTTTGCATGAGTGGCGAGCTGAAAACAGTATTAAAAGACGGTCGTACTTTTGTATTATCTGCGGGCATGAGTTATCAGGTAGCTGATGATGCCGAGCCGCACCGTTCATCCACCTCTGAAGGCGCAACGCTGTTTATCGTTGATTGA
- a CDS encoding GntR family transcriptional regulator — protein MALFKHGRDHRLPLYQQVRDELLDNISSGAWLPDVPIPTESELTKKYEVAIGTIRKAVDTLVNDGLLYRSQGRGTFVRRPDFNASLFRFFRQMSSDGRFVMPESQLLSRTFKNPPQQAADALKIDVNDKAICLERLRLLEDRVVLTEEIWLPASLFTSLIDLELSEFGNLLYPFYEQQCGQLIASAKETLTIASASTSIAMALNTVENSPVAVIERVAYGYDKTPLEYRISHGSAETFCYQIEIA, from the coding sequence ATGGCGCTGTTTAAGCATGGGCGGGATCATAGGTTGCCGCTGTATCAACAGGTACGTGATGAATTGCTAGACAATATTAGTTCAGGAGCTTGGTTACCGGATGTGCCAATTCCAACGGAAAGTGAACTAACAAAAAAATATGAAGTGGCTATCGGTACTATTCGTAAAGCGGTAGATACTCTAGTTAACGATGGCTTGCTTTATCGTAGTCAAGGTCGTGGCACTTTTGTGCGTCGTCCTGATTTTAATGCCTCTTTGTTTCGCTTCTTCCGTCAAATGTCTTCCGATGGGCGTTTTGTTATGCCCGAAAGTCAACTGCTGTCCAGAACTTTCAAAAATCCACCACAGCAAGCTGCTGACGCCTTAAAAATAGATGTTAATGACAAGGCGATTTGTCTTGAACGTTTGCGTTTATTGGAAGACCGCGTGGTGTTAACGGAAGAGATTTGGCTGCCTGCGTCATTATTTACTAGTTTGATCGATTTAGAATTGTCTGAGTTTGGTAATTTGCTATACCCATTTTATGAGCAACAATGTGGGCAGCTTATCGCTTCGGCGAAAGAAACCTTAACGATAGCCTCTGCCAGCACGAGCATTGCTATGGCTTTGAACACGGTGGAAAATAGTCCTGTTGCTGTTATTGAGCGAGTGGCTTATGGCTATGACAAAACGCCTTTAGAATACCGAATTTCTCATGGTTCGGCAGAGACATTTTGTTACCAAATAGAGATCGCTTAA
- a CDS encoding amidohydrolase family protein, whose translation MISDTNLPVTGIDTHAHIFRTDLPMTAERRYAPDYNALPEDFLTHLAGHRISHGVLVQPSFLGTDNSFMVRALRQHPLKLKGIAVVDPAISDIELDELDAAGVVGIRLNLIKKPLENYTSQAWQTFLSKLAKRKWVVEVQREIDDLASFLPAILESGVEVVIDHFARTNEGIDPFNPAHQDFLDLLSSGAPIWTKVSAAYRCNANIEQAKDMLAVLRLAYGHSDYFLWGSDWPNTQFEERTDYTSQCRFMEALLPNMDERSRVLVTNPSRLFGFQPLDKNK comes from the coding sequence ATGATTTCCGACACCAATCTGCCAGTAACAGGCATCGACACACATGCGCATATTTTTCGCACTGATTTGCCTATGACAGCTGAACGCAGGTACGCGCCAGACTATAATGCGCTGCCTGAAGACTTCTTAACGCATTTAGCAGGTCATCGTATTTCTCATGGTGTATTGGTTCAGCCTAGTTTTTTAGGCACTGACAACAGTTTTATGGTGCGAGCATTACGTCAACACCCTCTGAAGCTCAAAGGCATTGCGGTTGTTGATCCAGCTATTAGCGATATTGAATTAGATGAATTGGATGCAGCAGGTGTCGTTGGTATTCGCCTCAATTTGATTAAAAAACCATTGGAAAACTACACATCTCAAGCTTGGCAAACTTTTTTAAGCAAATTAGCAAAGCGTAAATGGGTCGTGGAAGTACAGCGAGAAATAGACGATTTAGCCAGCTTCTTACCCGCTATCTTGGAGTCTGGTGTCGAAGTAGTCATTGATCATTTTGCGCGTACAAATGAAGGAATAGATCCATTTAACCCAGCCCATCAAGACTTTTTAGATTTATTGAGCAGTGGCGCGCCAATCTGGACAAAAGTGTCGGCGGCTTACCGCTGTAATGCCAATATTGAACAAGCAAAAGATATGCTAGCAGTCTTGCGTTTGGCCTATGGCCATTCAGACTATTTTTTATGGGGCAGTGACTGGCCAAATACGCAATTTGAAGAACGCACCGACTACACAAGTCAGTGTCGCTTTATGGAAGCACTACTACCCAACATGGATGAGCGCAGTAGAGTATTGGTTACGAACCCAAGCAGATTGTTTGGATTTCAACCGCTCGATAAAAACAAATAA
- a CDS encoding SLC13 family permease: MSLLVVGAILLSIILGYKTRINIGLFAIAFAYLIGSFALGLSPNDIIKMWPLKIFFIIFSVSLFYSFAIINGTLEKLAEHLMYRCRRFPHLLPYAIYITTTIISALGAGYYTVLAFMAPITLLLCQRTGMSMVVGSMSVGYGALTGANFMSSQSGIIFRGIMASAGVTENQAFINSIGIFLSTAIIPLIVITALVFFTKHRANVAKNDFQVERPTPFNKEQSQTLTLTLIMMGLVLLAPISHLLLPDNETINFINSKMNIGLIASVFSVIALLLKLGDERKAFASVPWSTLIMICGVGMLISVAIKAGTINDLASWIGTSIPAALVPVVFGIVAAFMSLFASTLGVVTPALFPIVPSIAQSLSLDPMMLFICIVVGAQATAISPFSSGGSLILGACPTEESRTKLFPQLLFRAAPLGFAAALLFNLLITFVL; the protein is encoded by the coding sequence ATGAGTCTACTTGTTGTTGGAGCAATCCTCCTCTCCATCATTCTAGGGTATAAAACCCGTATCAATATTGGTCTTTTCGCTATCGCCTTCGCCTATTTAATCGGCAGCTTTGCACTAGGACTAAGTCCTAACGACATTATTAAAATGTGGCCGTTGAAGATCTTCTTTATTATCTTTTCTGTGTCCTTGTTTTACAGCTTTGCCATTATCAATGGCACGTTAGAAAAGCTCGCCGAGCATCTTATGTATCGTTGCCGCCGCTTTCCTCACTTATTGCCATACGCAATTTATATTACGACAACTATCATTTCAGCGCTTGGAGCAGGCTACTACACAGTCTTAGCCTTTATGGCTCCGATTACCTTACTACTGTGCCAACGTACAGGCATGAGCATGGTAGTTGGTTCTATGTCGGTTGGTTACGGCGCATTAACGGGCGCGAATTTCATGTCTAGCCAAAGCGGCATTATCTTCCGCGGCATCATGGCCAGCGCTGGTGTTACCGAAAACCAAGCCTTCATAAACTCTATTGGCATTTTCTTAAGCACGGCTATTATTCCTTTAATTGTGATCACCGCATTAGTGTTCTTCACTAAGCACCGTGCTAATGTCGCCAAAAATGACTTCCAAGTAGAACGCCCTACGCCGTTCAATAAAGAGCAATCACAAACCTTAACTCTAACTCTTATCATGATGGGCTTAGTGCTACTTGCACCAATTTCGCATCTTCTATTGCCTGATAATGAGACGATTAACTTTATTAATTCCAAGATGAACATAGGCCTAATCGCCAGCGTGTTCTCTGTTATCGCATTATTATTGAAACTTGGAGACGAGCGTAAAGCCTTTGCCTCTGTGCCTTGGTCAACGCTTATTATGATCTGTGGCGTAGGTATGTTGATCTCGGTAGCGATAAAAGCCGGTACAATCAATGACCTTGCCTCTTGGATTGGTACTTCAATCCCAGCCGCTTTGGTGCCCGTTGTATTCGGTATTGTTGCTGCTTTCATGTCCCTTTTTGCCAGTACATTGGGCGTGGTTACGCCAGCGCTTTTCCCAATCGTACCGTCAATTGCACAAAGTCTGTCATTGGATCCGATGATGCTATTCATCTGTATCGTAGTCGGTGCTCAGGCCACAGCCATATCGCCTTTCTCTTCTGGAGGAAGTTTGATTCTAGGGGCTTGCCCAACAGAAGAAAGTCGAACAAAACTGTTCCCTCAACTTCTGTTCCGCGCTGCCCCACTGGGCTTTGCTGCGGCCCTACTATTTAATTTGCTAATCACTTTTGTGCTTTAG
- a CDS encoding methyl-accepting chemotaxis protein codes for MTLSLRTRILSVSILAVVITTAYLVTETTLSLTQQMRDSLVKDVRHFSKAYGDNTSEWLNSRKVIAASLANTLERAPDQSPYIAIKQAYDSGKFALTYYGNNDGKMYRQDPALDAKRPGYDPRQKSWYQEAMSIGQPSILGPNISSTTKELVIILTNPVTKNGQNFGTVGANLSLDQLSKQVAELDIPGSGSAMMVASNNDIIAHADKDMVMKKAESISSIFAPRALSKLAKEDRLAEETLNERDVFAYAQNIPNTDWTLVFTMDKSELMAPVYKVLVRQIITALVLLVAFSCFLYWLFKVIFSDLTRVSKALQDISKGKGDLRARIEVKRDDEIGVLAQGFNDFVGHMHGVVERLKVLSKDVANEAQNVSNSSTQSASRVATQQQEIDMVASAVTEMAAATHEIAGNAEQTAKAAGHSVELGQKGSAQVQKSRNSTHQLANEVSLATGQISELDNHAQQISGILSTITGIAEQTNLLALNAAIEAARAGEHGRGFAVVADEVRTLSQRTHASTEEIQKMIELLQEQTSKAVTSMQNSSAKAQTSVADADAATESLEEIANAIISISDMATQIATAAEEQTAVTNEISQNSETIRQVAADLAIESKTGVEQSKRLNQLAKQVDSEVGQFQI; via the coding sequence ATGACTCTTTCTTTGCGCACTCGGATACTGAGTGTCAGCATTCTTGCTGTTGTTATCACAACGGCATATCTAGTCACAGAAACGACCCTTTCTCTGACGCAACAAATGCGCGATTCATTAGTAAAAGATGTTCGTCATTTCTCAAAAGCCTATGGCGATAACACAAGCGAGTGGCTGAACAGCCGAAAAGTCATTGCGGCTTCGCTTGCTAACACGCTAGAACGAGCACCTGATCAATCACCTTACATCGCGATTAAACAAGCTTATGACAGTGGTAAATTTGCCTTAACCTATTACGGCAATAATGATGGCAAAATGTACCGCCAAGACCCAGCGTTAGACGCAAAACGCCCAGGTTACGATCCTCGCCAAAAGAGCTGGTATCAAGAAGCAATGAGTATTGGTCAGCCAAGTATTCTTGGACCAAACATCAGCTCTACGACCAAAGAATTGGTTATTATCTTAACTAATCCTGTGACTAAAAATGGTCAAAACTTTGGTACGGTCGGCGCAAATCTAAGTTTGGATCAGCTGTCCAAACAAGTTGCTGAGCTTGATATCCCGGGTTCAGGCTCTGCCATGATGGTCGCATCCAACAACGACATTATTGCCCATGCTGACAAAGATATGGTGATGAAAAAAGCCGAATCTATTTCCTCTATTTTCGCACCTCGCGCACTATCCAAGCTTGCAAAAGAAGATAGGCTAGCCGAAGAAACATTAAATGAGCGAGATGTATTTGCTTACGCTCAGAATATTCCTAATACAGATTGGACCTTAGTCTTCACCATGGACAAAAGTGAACTAATGGCGCCAGTTTATAAAGTATTGGTTCGTCAGATCATCACTGCATTGGTTCTGCTTGTGGCATTTAGCTGTTTCTTGTATTGGTTATTTAAAGTGATATTTAGCGACTTAACGCGCGTTTCTAAAGCACTACAAGATATATCTAAAGGCAAAGGCGATTTACGCGCTCGCATAGAGGTAAAACGTGACGATGAAATTGGCGTCTTAGCACAAGGTTTTAATGACTTTGTGGGTCACATGCATGGCGTAGTTGAACGCTTAAAAGTACTTTCTAAAGACGTCGCAAACGAAGCTCAAAATGTATCGAACTCGTCGACTCAAAGCGCCTCTCGTGTTGCCACTCAACAGCAAGAAATCGACATGGTCGCTTCTGCTGTTACTGAAATGGCGGCAGCAACTCACGAAATCGCGGGCAACGCAGAGCAAACAGCCAAAGCCGCTGGTCACTCTGTTGAGCTGGGACAAAAAGGCAGTGCGCAAGTACAAAAAAGTCGTAATTCGACTCACCAACTTGCCAACGAAGTGAGCCTTGCTACTGGACAGATTTCTGAATTAGATAATCACGCTCAACAAATTAGTGGCATTCTATCGACTATTACAGGCATCGCAGAACAAACCAACTTGCTAGCCCTTAATGCCGCGATTGAAGCGGCTCGTGCCGGCGAACATGGTCGTGGTTTTGCCGTGGTTGCAGATGAAGTGCGTACGCTTTCTCAACGTACTCACGCTTCGACCGAAGAAATTCAAAAAATGATTGAGCTACTACAAGAGCAAACATCAAAAGCGGTTACTTCAATGCAAAACAGCAGCGCCAAAGCACAAACCAGTGTTGCGGATGCTGATGCAGCGACAGAGAGCCTAGAAGAAATTGCCAATGCCATCATCAGCATTTCAGACATGGCGACGCAAATTGCTACCGCTGCAGAAGAACAAACAGCCGTGACCAATGAAATCAGCCAAAACAGCGAGACCATTCGCCAAGTGGCGGCCGATTTAGCCATTGAAAGTAAAACGGGTGTAGAACAATCAAAACGACTTAACCAACTTGCCAAGCAAGTAGACAGCGAAGTCGGCCAGTTCCAGATCTAA